A single region of the Corvus hawaiiensis isolate bCorHaw1 chromosome 27, bCorHaw1.pri.cur, whole genome shotgun sequence genome encodes:
- the C27H8orf58 gene encoding uncharacterized protein C8orf58 homolog, whose product MWGGSRTVWKRRFSCYGPWESAESCIVYTSASVYRRLQESPRQPPRGMSTRGPPSSLPAGGRFLKSESEDSGVEMASNEHSPSTPLGSESSFSLDGFPAEKPPGEEPPRTPRSRSASRRLLQAAQRSRRQRCPRQLSRLSASAADLAKPPRDPEEPEAGGARPPGSPRDPRAVPEAAVPGQGLRYLEHVCQMLERLARLQQDNRVLRQQAAGARGARPDTLPTRQPPRQDLGTWRGERFRPRSCSDSQAPAADPEPCRRMWGHSVSSPSLLDPSEGGAGAPAPDKDGRSHWGRVKVLLTRLTRRSLRGGRCR is encoded by the exons ATGTGGGGTGGCTCCCGCACCGTCTGGAAGAGGAGGTTCAGCTGCT ATGGTCCCTGGGAGTCTGCCGAGAGCTGCATCGTGTACACCTCCGCCAGCGTCTACCGCCGGCTGCAGGAGAGCCCGCGGCAGCCCCCGCGGGGGATGAGCACCCGGGGACCCCCCAGCAGCCTCCCGGCCGGCGGGAGGTTCCTCAAGTCCGAGTCCGAGGATTCCGGCGTGGAGATGGCCAGCAACGAGCACTCGCCCTCCACCCCGCTGGGCTCCGAGAGCAGCTTCTCCCTCGACGGCTTCCCGGCAGAGAAGCCCCCCGGAGAGGAGCCCCCGCGGACACCCCGGAGCCGCTCGGccagcaggaggctgctgcaggcagcgcAGCGGAGCAGGAGGCAGCGCTGCCCGCGACAGCTCAGCCGGCTCAGCGCCAGCGCCGCCGACCTGGCAAAGCCCCCGCGGGACCCCGAGGAGCCCGAGGCTGGGGGGGCTCGGCCGCCCGGCAGCCCTCGGGACCCCCGGGCTGTGCCCGAGGCCGCGGTGCCGGGGCAGGGGCTGCGCTACCTGGAGCACGTGTGCCAGATGCTGGAGCGCCTGGCGCGGCTGCAGCAGGACAACCGCGTCCTCCGGCAGCAGGCGGCCGGAGCCCGGGGCGCCCGCCCGGACACCCTG CCCACCCGGCAGCCTCCGAGGCAGGATTTGGGCACGTGGAGGGGCGAGAGGTTCCGGCCACGCTCCTGCTCGGACAGCCAGGCCCCAG CAGCTGACCCCGAGCCGTGCCGGAGGATGTGGGGACACTCGGtcagctcccccagcctgctGGACCCCTCCGAGGGCGGGGCGGGTGCCCCGGCACCGGACAAG GACGGGCGCTCGCACTGGGGCCGGGTGAAGGTGCTGCTCACCCGCCTGACCCGCCGCTCCCTGCGGGGCGGCCGCTGCAGGTAG
- the PDLIM2 gene encoding PDZ and LIM domain protein 2 isoform X1 — protein MPLTVTLPGPAPWGFRISGGRDFGKPITVSKEVTEHGKAAAGDLRPGDVIVTINGESAAEMLNVEAQNKIKQSPGQLRLEVERSPVPPPSHTNGDTSPERLATRFQDTLRMRNESQGALRTPDPSLASLAHPPGSASSEPLEQEFTCPSLCQERGRLTRQSSSQGPILPPPPCPPSLGPGAPPNPWETLRERRLSSPSPSTCHSQGSEPAMRRLEEDSEVYKMLQENRELRAAPRQSSTFRLLQEALEDEEGGGPAAPFPSRLSAGARKPVAGVQKLHVCEKCGSSIATQAVRIQDGRYRHPSCYTCADCGLSLKMRGHFWVGDELFCEKHARLRYQGPPGGPVPRPVSPRS, from the exons ATGCCGCTGACGGTGACACTGCCTGGCCCGGCCCCGTGGGGCTTCCGCATCTCCGGGGGAAGAGATTTCGGGAAGCCCATCACCGTCTCCAAG GAGGTGACGGAGCACGGGAAGGCGGCCGCGGGTGACCTCCGGCCGGGGGATGTCATTGTCACCATCAACGGGGAGAGCGCGGCCGAGATGCTCAACGTGGAGGCACAGAACAAGATCAAGCAGAGCCCCGGGCAGCTCCGGCTGGAGGTGGAGAG GTCCCCGGTGCCACCTCCCAGCCACACCAACGGGGACACCTCACCGGAGAGGTTGGCCACGCGCTTCCAG gacACGCTGCGGATGCGGAATGAGAGCCAGGGTGCCCTGAGAACCCCCGATCCCAGCCTGGCATCCCTCGCCCACccacctggcagtgccag CTCGGAACCCCTGGAGCAGGAGTTCACCTGTCCCAGCCTCTGCCAg GAGCGAGGACGCCTGACCcgccagagcagctcccagggaccCATCCTGCCCCCacccccctgcccaccctctctGGGGCCCGgagcccccccaaacccctgggAAACGCTCAGGGAGCGGCgcctctcctccccctctcccagcacctgCCACAG ccagggctcGGAGCCGGCCATGCGGCGCTTGGAGGAGGACTCGGAGGTCTACAAGATGCTGCAGGAGAACCGCGAGCTGCGGGCGGCCCCGCGGCAATCCAGCACCTTCCGCCTGCTCCAGGAGGCTctggaggatgaggaaggag GAGGTCCCGCAGCTCCCTTCCCCAGCCGGCTCTCGGCCGGGGCCCGCAAGCCCGTGGCGGGGGTGCAGAAGCTGCACGTCTGTGAGAAGTGCGGGAGCAGCATTGC gACGCAGGCGGTGAGGATCCAGGACGGCCGCTACCGGCACCCATCCTGCTACACCTGCGCCGACTGCGGCCTCAGCCTGAAGATGCGCGGCCACTTCTGGGTGGGGGACGAGCTGTTCTGCGAGAAACACGCCCGCCTGCGCTACCAGGGACCCCCGGGGGGCCCCGTCCCCCGCCCTGTGTCCCCCCGCTCCTGA
- the PDLIM2 gene encoding PDZ and LIM domain protein 2 isoform X2 — translation MPLTVTLPGPAPWGFRISGGRDFGKPITVSKVTEHGKAAAGDLRPGDVIVTINGESAAEMLNVEAQNKIKQSPGQLRLEVERSPVPPPSHTNGDTSPERLATRFQDTLRMRNESQGALRTPDPSLASLAHPPGSASSEPLEQEFTCPSLCQERGRLTRQSSSQGPILPPPPCPPSLGPGAPPNPWETLRERRLSSPSPSTCHSQGSEPAMRRLEEDSEVYKMLQENRELRAAPRQSSTFRLLQEALEDEEGGGPAAPFPSRLSAGARKPVAGVQKLHVCEKCGSSIATQAVRIQDGRYRHPSCYTCADCGLSLKMRGHFWVGDELFCEKHARLRYQGPPGGPVPRPVSPRS, via the exons ATGCCGCTGACGGTGACACTGCCTGGCCCGGCCCCGTGGGGCTTCCGCATCTCCGGGGGAAGAGATTTCGGGAAGCCCATCACCGTCTCCAAG GTGACGGAGCACGGGAAGGCGGCCGCGGGTGACCTCCGGCCGGGGGATGTCATTGTCACCATCAACGGGGAGAGCGCGGCCGAGATGCTCAACGTGGAGGCACAGAACAAGATCAAGCAGAGCCCCGGGCAGCTCCGGCTGGAGGTGGAGAG GTCCCCGGTGCCACCTCCCAGCCACACCAACGGGGACACCTCACCGGAGAGGTTGGCCACGCGCTTCCAG gacACGCTGCGGATGCGGAATGAGAGCCAGGGTGCCCTGAGAACCCCCGATCCCAGCCTGGCATCCCTCGCCCACccacctggcagtgccag CTCGGAACCCCTGGAGCAGGAGTTCACCTGTCCCAGCCTCTGCCAg GAGCGAGGACGCCTGACCcgccagagcagctcccagggaccCATCCTGCCCCCacccccctgcccaccctctctGGGGCCCGgagcccccccaaacccctgggAAACGCTCAGGGAGCGGCgcctctcctccccctctcccagcacctgCCACAG ccagggctcGGAGCCGGCCATGCGGCGCTTGGAGGAGGACTCGGAGGTCTACAAGATGCTGCAGGAGAACCGCGAGCTGCGGGCGGCCCCGCGGCAATCCAGCACCTTCCGCCTGCTCCAGGAGGCTctggaggatgaggaaggag GAGGTCCCGCAGCTCCCTTCCCCAGCCGGCTCTCGGCCGGGGCCCGCAAGCCCGTGGCGGGGGTGCAGAAGCTGCACGTCTGTGAGAAGTGCGGGAGCAGCATTGC gACGCAGGCGGTGAGGATCCAGGACGGCCGCTACCGGCACCCATCCTGCTACACCTGCGCCGACTGCGGCCTCAGCCTGAAGATGCGCGGCCACTTCTGGGTGGGGGACGAGCTGTTCTGCGAGAAACACGCCCGCCTGCGCTACCAGGGACCCCCGGGGGGCCCCGTCCCCCGCCCTGTGTCCCCCCGCTCCTGA